A single Tuberibacillus sp. Marseille-P3662 DNA region contains:
- a CDS encoding NifU family protein — MHEQVEDVLEKLRPFLLRDGGDVELVNVDEGVVRVRLMGACGSCPSSTITLKAGIERALLEEVPGVRELEQVF; from the coding sequence ATGCATGAACAAGTCGAAGATGTTTTAGAAAAACTTCGCCCATTTCTCTTGCGTGATGGTGGTGACGTTGAATTGGTTAATGTTGACGAAGGCGTTGTTCGCGTTCGTCTAATGGGAGCTTGCGGTAGCTGCCCAAGTTCAACCATTACGTTAAAGGCCGGTATTGAACGAGCTTTACTTGAAGAGGTTCCTGGAGTTAGAGAACTAGAACAGGTTTTCTAA
- the dapF gene encoding diaminopimelate epimerase, producing the protein MDIPFSKMHGLGNCYIYIDTLSHSMDWPDFPELSRRVSDSHTGMGSDGLIVIGQPEHPEADIQMRIFNKDGSEAKNCGNGLRCVAKYAYERHLLDQRTFVIETLGGLVEASVHVDDNRSVGQVTINMGHPQLERRDIPMSGDNVPHVIGEAFVLNQQVWPLTAVSMGNPHAIFFVDDIQKAPVELMGRLLADGHERFPEGVNVGFVEKNANHELNYVVWERGSGRTQACGTGACAATVAAVLNKHVSRGQPVTVHLEGGDLSIEWAENKDVLMTGAAEWICDGRFHY; encoded by the coding sequence ATGGATATTCCTTTTAGTAAAATGCATGGTTTAGGAAATTGCTATATCTATATAGATACGTTAAGTCATTCGATGGATTGGCCAGACTTTCCTGAGTTGTCCCGGCGTGTTTCGGACAGTCATACGGGAATGGGTTCGGACGGGCTTATTGTGATCGGTCAACCTGAACATCCTGAGGCTGATATTCAAATGCGGATTTTCAACAAGGATGGATCTGAAGCGAAAAACTGTGGTAATGGTTTACGATGTGTTGCTAAATATGCCTATGAACGTCATTTACTTGATCAAAGAACTTTTGTTATTGAAACACTGGGTGGACTTGTAGAAGCTTCCGTACATGTTGATGACAATCGATCTGTCGGTCAGGTGACGATTAATATGGGCCATCCTCAATTAGAAAGACGCGATATCCCGATGTCCGGTGACAATGTTCCACACGTGATTGGTGAGGCTTTTGTCCTGAATCAGCAAGTATGGCCGTTAACAGCTGTGTCGATGGGAAATCCGCATGCTATTTTTTTTGTGGATGACATTCAGAAAGCCCCCGTCGAACTGATGGGGCGTTTACTCGCTGATGGTCATGAACGTTTTCCTGAAGGGGTTAACGTTGGCTTTGTTGAGAAAAATGCAAACCATGAACTGAATTATGTGGTTTGGGAACGCGGATCGGGACGGACCCAAGCTTGTGGGACAGGAGCCTGTGCAGCAACGGTGGCGGCTGTGCTGAACAAGCATGTCAGTCGGGGGCAACCAGTGACCGTCCATCTTGAAGGTGGTGACCTGTCAATAGAGTGGGCTGAAAACAAAGACGTTCTCATGACTGGTGCAGCAGAGTGGATTTGTGATGGGCGCTTCCATTATTAA
- a CDS encoding NAD(P)/FAD-dependent oxidoreductase has translation MEKLLILGGGYGGMRILNHLTDMTLPEELEITLIDREPYHCMKTEYYALAAGTTSDQDVRVTFPEHPRLKVINGHITDINLQDQQVEINNDRYESYDTLIIGLGSEDKFHNIPGADTHTLGIQSINSVRETAQNLQNIHKNGTVSIVGAGLSGIEVASELHESRPDLTIRLFDRGDRILSTFPEKVSEYVHDWFSEHGVQVVNRANITKVEPGILYNKDEPVHTDTIVWTAGIQPHHLVRNLDVEKDHAQRIILSDHHFIPEADNVFVIGDCASSDHAPSAQLAEAQGDQIIKVLQSRWNNEPLPDLSEIKSRGTLGSLGKKKGFGLFMGNTPLTGRVARLLKSGVLWLYRYHNG, from the coding sequence ATGGAAAAGCTGTTAATCCTTGGCGGCGGATACGGCGGAATGAGAATTTTAAACCATTTAACAGATATGACATTACCGGAAGAACTTGAGATCACCTTGATTGATCGCGAACCGTATCACTGCATGAAAACGGAATATTATGCACTGGCCGCTGGAACCACAAGTGACCAAGATGTCCGTGTAACCTTTCCCGAACATCCGCGCTTAAAAGTGATCAATGGTCATATTACCGACATTAACCTTCAAGATCAACAAGTTGAAATTAACAATGATCGATATGAAAGTTATGACACATTAATCATTGGTCTTGGCAGTGAGGACAAATTTCATAATATCCCTGGTGCAGATACCCATACTTTGGGTATACAATCTATTAACAGTGTAAGAGAAACGGCTCAGAATCTGCAAAATATTCATAAAAACGGAACAGTATCCATTGTCGGAGCGGGACTTAGCGGGATTGAAGTTGCCAGTGAACTCCATGAAAGTCGTCCCGATTTAACCATTCGTTTATTTGACAGAGGGGATCGAATTCTCTCAACCTTTCCGGAAAAGGTCAGTGAATACGTCCACGACTGGTTTTCAGAACACGGCGTTCAAGTAGTTAACCGGGCTAATATTACTAAAGTAGAACCAGGTATCCTTTATAACAAAGATGAACCCGTTCACACTGATACTATCGTTTGGACAGCTGGTATCCAGCCCCATCACCTTGTCCGCAACCTTGATGTGGAAAAAGACCATGCCCAACGAATCATACTCAGTGACCACCATTTCATACCAGAAGCAGATAATGTCTTTGTCATCGGCGATTGCGCCAGTTCGGATCATGCCCCAAGTGCCCAGTTGGCTGAGGCCCAAGGGGATCAAATCATTAAAGTACTGCAAAGCCGGTGGAATAACGAACCTTTACCGGATCTCTCCGAAATTAAGTCACGCGGTACCCTCGGATCGCTTGGCAAGAAGAAAGGATTCGGCTTATTTATGGGGAATACTCCCCTTACCGGACGTGTCGCCCGATTACTGAAATCAGGCGTTCTTTGGCTATATCGTTATCATAATGGATAA
- a CDS encoding NAD(P)/FAD-dependent oxidoreductase, whose protein sequence is MNQPRIVILGAGYGGMMTAQQLTKQLRADAAHITLVNKHNYHYQTTWLHEAAAGTLHHDRTRMLIRNVINTNRIEFVQDIVKEIQPKDNKVILENGTLDYDYIVIALGFDPATFGIKGIEDYAFSIQSIDTVRKIREHIEYQFASYHYGNEHDDARLNIIVGGGGFTGVEFVGELAQRVPELCQEYDIDRDKVRVINIEGSTTILAGFEDELASYAKQRLESKGVEFKLGYLIKEVKSNDVIVEKKDGGESEEIHARTVVWTGGVRGNTVVAESGFEVDRGKIPVRQDLRSQEYDNVFVIGDCALLTNPENDQPYPPTAQIAIQQSYALAANLKAVIQGQETEPFDYHEKGTVASLGEGDAIGKVGNTLLKGFTASALKKIIDDRYLLLLGGPSLLLKKGKFNFLQ, encoded by the coding sequence GTGAATCAACCTAGAATTGTGATTCTTGGTGCTGGATACGGTGGGATGATGACTGCTCAACAATTAACGAAGCAGTTAAGAGCAGACGCTGCACATATCACGCTTGTCAACAAACATAATTACCATTATCAGACCACATGGCTCCATGAAGCGGCAGCAGGAACCCTTCACCATGATAGAACGCGTATGCTAATTAGAAATGTTATTAATACCAACCGCATCGAGTTCGTACAAGACATCGTCAAAGAGATTCAACCTAAAGACAACAAAGTCATTCTAGAAAACGGGACATTGGATTATGATTATATTGTAATCGCCCTCGGATTTGACCCGGCTACCTTTGGTATTAAAGGGATAGAGGATTATGCCTTTAGTATCCAAAGTATCGATACAGTACGGAAAATCAGAGAGCATATAGAATATCAATTTGCAAGTTATCACTATGGTAATGAACATGATGATGCCCGTTTAAATATTATTGTCGGCGGTGGTGGATTCACAGGTGTTGAATTTGTCGGCGAGTTGGCACAACGTGTACCTGAACTCTGCCAGGAATACGATATTGACCGCGATAAAGTTCGAGTGATTAATATTGAGGGGTCAACGACGATTTTAGCGGGGTTTGAGGATGAACTTGCAAGCTACGCAAAGCAACGCCTTGAAAGCAAAGGCGTTGAATTTAAGCTAGGTTATTTAATTAAGGAAGTGAAGTCTAACGATGTCATCGTTGAGAAAAAGGACGGTGGTGAATCAGAAGAAATTCATGCGCGCACCGTTGTATGGACCGGCGGTGTCCGTGGTAATACCGTTGTTGCAGAATCAGGATTTGAAGTCGATCGGGGGAAAATTCCCGTTCGTCAAGACTTGCGCTCACAAGAATATGACAATGTTTTTGTGATTGGCGATTGTGCTCTTTTGACGAATCCAGAAAATGATCAACCCTATCCGCCAACAGCTCAAATTGCTATTCAGCAGTCATATGCACTAGCTGCAAATCTTAAAGCCGTTATTCAAGGCCAAGAAACGGAGCCTTTTGATTATCACGAAAAAGGAACCGTTGCCTCGCTAGGTGAAGGGGATGCTATTGGTAAAGTCGGAAATACTTTGCTAAAGGGATTCACGGCATCCGCTTTAAAAAAGATCATTGATGATCGCTATTTGTTGTTACTCGGCGGTCCTAGCCTCTTGCTCAAAAAAGGTAAATTTAATTTTCTTCAATAA
- a CDS encoding 2-hydroxyacid dehydrogenase, translating into MGKPNVYVTRQLPEDIIGPLRETAHVRMWDKEYEPVPRDVLLEESRKADGLLTMLSDAIDEALLTQSPHLKVVVNLAVGYDNIDVDAAQKREIMTCHTPDVLTETTADLAFSLLMATARRIPEAVDYVRNDQWKNWGPFLMAGQDIHHRNLGIVGMGRIGEAVAKRARGFDMNVLYYNRSRKPEAEDRYQASYCSFYELLKQSDYVLCLTPLTPETKHLFNAEAFQLMKNEAFFINVSRGAVVDETALIHALRNQDIAGAGLDVFADEPINASHPLLAFNQVVALPHIGSASVDTRREMVALARDNLQAVLQGKAPLTPIAK; encoded by the coding sequence ATGGGGAAGCCTAATGTTTATGTGACACGCCAGTTACCAGAGGATATTATTGGACCATTGCGGGAAACGGCTCATGTCCGGATGTGGGATAAAGAATATGAACCGGTTCCCCGGGATGTATTGCTTGAAGAATCCCGGAAAGCAGATGGTCTTTTAACCATGTTATCAGATGCTATTGATGAGGCATTATTAACTCAAAGTCCCCATTTAAAAGTGGTAGTCAATTTGGCGGTCGGCTATGACAATATTGATGTGGATGCTGCCCAAAAGAGGGAGATCATGACTTGTCATACCCCGGATGTGTTGACGGAAACAACGGCTGATCTGGCCTTTTCGTTGCTAATGGCTACGGCAAGAAGGATTCCGGAAGCGGTCGATTATGTCAGGAATGATCAATGGAAGAATTGGGGGCCATTCTTAATGGCTGGTCAAGACATTCATCACCGGAATCTAGGAATTGTCGGCATGGGCCGTATCGGTGAAGCGGTAGCCAAGCGTGCACGCGGGTTTGATATGAATGTTCTTTATTATAATCGCAGCCGTAAACCCGAGGCTGAAGACCGTTATCAAGCGAGCTATTGTTCGTTTTATGAACTATTAAAACAATCGGATTATGTTCTATGTCTTACGCCGCTTACTCCGGAGACGAAGCATTTATTCAATGCGGAAGCTTTCCAGTTGATGAAAAACGAGGCGTTTTTTATTAATGTGTCACGTGGTGCTGTAGTTGATGAAACGGCGTTAATTCATGCGCTTCGGAATCAGGACATCGCGGGTGCAGGGCTCGATGTTTTTGCAGATGAACCCATTAACGCAAGCCACCCATTATTGGCCTTTAATCAAGTTGTCGCTTTACCCCATATAGGCAGTGCCAGCGTGGATACACGGAGGGAAATGGTTGCCTTGGCACGTGACAATTTACAGGCTGTTTTACAAGGAAAGGCACCACTCACGCCAATTGCAAAATGA
- a CDS encoding phosphatidylglycerophosphatase A family protein, translated as MGDIVHETATKWLNERGVTNNDLAELVYFLQKDYHDGLTYETCLENVEAVLAKREVGNAILTGIQIDRLTEQGGLEEPLQDMLKRDEGLYGVDEIIAFSIVNVYGSIGFTNYGYIDKLKPGILKKLNDKSTGECHTFLDDIVGAIAAAASSRLAHGQQED; from the coding sequence ATGGGAGATATCGTTCATGAGACGGCAACAAAGTGGCTCAATGAACGCGGTGTGACCAACAATGATTTAGCAGAATTGGTTTATTTTCTGCAGAAAGACTATCATGACGGTCTAACGTATGAAACATGCTTGGAGAATGTAGAAGCGGTGCTAGCCAAACGGGAAGTCGGCAATGCCATTTTAACAGGCATACAAATCGACCGCCTCACTGAACAAGGCGGTCTTGAAGAACCCTTACAAGACATGCTAAAACGTGACGAAGGATTGTACGGTGTTGATGAAATTATCGCCTTCTCAATCGTCAACGTATATGGGTCCATAGGATTTACTAATTATGGCTATATAGATAAATTAAAACCAGGCATATTAAAAAAACTCAATGACAAATCAACAGGAGAATGTCATACCTTCTTAGATGATATCGTTGGAGCAATTGCTGCCGCAGCATCCAGCCGGTTAGCTCATGGACAACAAGAAGATTAA
- a CDS encoding 3D domain-containing protein, producing MHTVKVASRRFLMTLFVVIALLTTYQSITGLNGKALIEWYKEPSPQPLETKQSMLRNYQKPLKSNSTFINHMAVKSGSGLMSTLKLEQYETHKVLATGYTAGIESTGKTPNHPAYGITYSGVEVRRDLYSTIAADTDVFPIGTVLFIPGYGYGVVADTGSAIQGDRLDLYYNSVQDVYDKWGKKHVKVYIVKEGNGHLTEKTMRTLNNQESLQVFRPVYNNQS from the coding sequence TTGCATACAGTTAAAGTAGCGTCAAGACGTTTCTTAATGACCCTGTTTGTGGTTATCGCTTTACTAACTACATACCAAAGCATTACAGGTCTAAACGGAAAGGCTCTTATTGAATGGTACAAGGAACCTTCACCTCAACCACTTGAAACAAAACAATCAATGTTAAGGAATTATCAGAAACCATTAAAATCAAATTCGACATTTATTAACCATATGGCTGTTAAAAGCGGCAGCGGATTAATGTCGACATTAAAACTTGAACAATACGAAACCCATAAAGTATTAGCAACGGGCTATACAGCTGGTATTGAATCAACGGGTAAAACACCAAACCATCCAGCATATGGCATTACTTATAGCGGTGTTGAAGTACGCCGAGATTTATACTCGACGATTGCTGCAGATACCGATGTTTTTCCTATAGGTACGGTACTATTTATTCCTGGATATGGTTATGGTGTGGTGGCCGATACCGGATCAGCTATTCAGGGAGACCGGTTGGATTTATACTATAATTCGGTCCAAGATGTCTATGATAAATGGGGAAAAAAGCATGTCAAAGTGTACATTGTTAAAGAAGGCAACGGTCATTTAACAGAGAAGACCATGAGAACTTTGAATAATCAAGAATCATTACAAGTGTTTCGCCCTGTCTATAATAATCAATCCTAA
- a CDS encoding ABC transporter substrate-binding protein, giving the protein MRIVSICPSNTELLVYLGLTEQIVGIDNYSDWPASIQHLPKLGPDLDIDIDQVESLKPDLILASLSVPGMEKNIERLEERGLPYIILDPQSLDDIADDLLKLGQAVQIEAHAKKIVNRYRYILETYRKLGKTINDQPTIYWEWWPRPVFSPGGVNWLTEMTDIAGGRNLFAEKHTASYKTDWENIVTLDPDYICLIWVGVSHHKVKKEFVLQRQAARQLKAVRRDQVHILEEPYFCRPSPRLLIGLKRIAAILHPEVFPAFTPTDDILEH; this is encoded by the coding sequence ATGCGGATTGTATCGATTTGCCCGAGCAACACGGAATTGCTCGTTTATCTTGGTTTAACTGAACAAATTGTGGGCATCGACAACTATTCAGATTGGCCGGCTAGTATTCAACACTTGCCTAAACTTGGCCCAGATCTTGACATTGATATCGATCAAGTCGAATCGTTAAAGCCTGACCTAATCCTAGCTTCATTAAGTGTCCCCGGAATGGAAAAAAATATCGAACGATTGGAGGAACGAGGGTTACCTTATATCATCTTAGATCCTCAAAGTTTGGATGATATCGCTGATGATTTACTCAAATTGGGGCAGGCTGTACAGATTGAAGCGCATGCTAAAAAGATCGTCAACCGCTACCGCTACATCCTCGAAACTTATCGAAAGCTAGGAAAAACCATTAACGATCAACCGACGATCTATTGGGAGTGGTGGCCACGTCCTGTTTTCTCTCCTGGAGGTGTTAATTGGTTAACAGAAATGACAGATATAGCTGGAGGTAGGAATCTCTTTGCCGAGAAACATACGGCGAGTTACAAAACGGATTGGGAAAACATTGTTACGTTGGATCCCGATTACATTTGCCTTATCTGGGTGGGGGTGTCCCATCACAAGGTTAAAAAGGAATTTGTGCTCCAACGTCAAGCTGCTAGGCAGCTAAAAGCAGTCCGGCGTGACCAAGTCCACATATTAGAAGAACCTTATTTTTGCCGGCCATCACCACGACTTCTCATCGGATTAAAGCGCATTGCGGCTATCCTCCATCCTGAGGTTTTTCCAGCGTTTACACCGACTGATGATATACTGGAACATTAA
- a CDS encoding YuiB family protein: MSSQLILPAFLVSILLFAVLFFGLGFIINMLIKTAWLPAILYPVIILLYIDDISTLDYFTQFGSSMPALGEKMASLAPSDITVLSAGWIGAIISGIVMKMLRSRGYQMF; encoded by the coding sequence ATGTCATCACAGTTGATTCTGCCGGCTTTTTTAGTATCGATACTCTTATTCGCTGTCTTATTTTTTGGCCTTGGCTTTATTATTAATATGTTGATCAAGACGGCGTGGCTGCCGGCCATTCTTTATCCGGTTATTATTTTGTTATATATAGACGACATTTCAACGTTGGATTATTTTACACAATTCGGATCTTCAATGCCAGCCTTAGGGGAAAAAATGGCAAGCCTAGCCCCTTCTGATATTACGGTTCTATCCGCAGGATGGATTGGAGCCATCATATCAGGTATTGTCATGAAAATGCTTCGCTCTAGAGGTTATCAAATGTTCTAA
- a CDS encoding TIGR01457 family HAD-type hydrolase, with product MKPYKAYLIDLDGTVYKGTEPINEAIDFVKTLHERGETYLFVTNNATRTKEQVSEKLVNMGAPATPDQVLTTSMAAAQYIQTRTPGASVYFIGEAGLETALIDAGLSFEEDVPDYVVIGLDRHVNYEKLAKASLAVRNGATFISTNPDEVILTERGFLPGNGAITSVVSSATHTDPIFIGKPEAIIVEQALEKLGVAKNEAIMIGDNYHTDILAGINAGVDTLMLHTGVTTREELTNVEEQPSYVMDSLSEWLF from the coding sequence ATGAAACCCTATAAAGCTTATTTGATTGATCTTGACGGAACGGTTTATAAAGGGACGGAACCCATTAATGAAGCGATAGATTTTGTAAAGACATTACATGAACGTGGTGAAACGTATTTATTTGTAACGAACAATGCAACGCGAACTAAAGAACAAGTCAGTGAAAAATTGGTGAACATGGGGGCCCCGGCTACACCTGACCAAGTGTTGACAACGAGTATGGCTGCAGCGCAGTATATTCAGACACGGACACCAGGAGCTTCTGTCTATTTTATCGGCGAAGCCGGTTTGGAAACGGCATTAATAGATGCGGGGCTATCGTTTGAGGAAGATGTGCCTGATTACGTTGTTATTGGGCTTGACCGGCATGTCAATTATGAGAAGTTAGCGAAAGCAAGTTTGGCCGTTAGAAATGGGGCGACCTTTATATCAACGAACCCTGATGAAGTCATATTAACTGAACGAGGATTTTTACCGGGGAATGGTGCGATCACGTCTGTTGTTTCGTCAGCAACGCATACGGATCCGATCTTTATAGGTAAACCAGAAGCAATCATCGTTGAGCAAGCCTTGGAGAAACTAGGGGTGGCCAAGAATGAAGCGATTATGATCGGCGATAACTATCACACAGATATTCTTGCGGGAATCAATGCCGGTGTCGATACATTGATGCTTCATACGGGTGTCACCACCCGCGAAGAACTCACCAATGTCGAGGAACAACCGTCTTATGTTATGGATTCCTTAAGTGAATGGCTGTTCTGA
- a CDS encoding YuzB family protein, translating to MLPTPIIEFCMSNLASGSQKAMEVLAKDPNLDVVDYMCLGHCGLCYEGPYALVNGEFVSGESAEKLVDNIYQYLEDNPMF from the coding sequence ATGTTACCAACACCTATTATCGAATTTTGTATGAGTAATCTTGCCAGCGGCTCGCAAAAAGCAATGGAGGTTCTAGCCAAGGACCCTAATTTGGATGTCGTCGACTACATGTGCCTTGGGCATTGCGGGCTTTGCTATGAAGGACCTTATGCGCTTGTTAACGGCGAATTCGTTAGCGGTGAATCGGCTGAAAAATTGGTAGACAATATATATCAATACCTTGAAGACAATCCAATGTTTTAA
- a CDS encoding HesB/IscA family protein: MLTITEAANSRVKEMMAEEEGEGLFLRVAVKGGGCTGLSYGMGFDSELNDSDTQFEDNGVRVVIDKESEPLLRDVTIDFKQNMMGGGFTIDNPNAIATCGCGQSFKTATNAGTPDPNC, from the coding sequence ATGTTGACGATTACGGAAGCGGCGAATAGCCGAGTCAAGGAAATGATGGCCGAAGAAGAAGGCGAAGGGTTGTTTTTACGCGTTGCTGTCAAAGGTGGCGGCTGTACAGGTCTTTCATACGGAATGGGCTTTGATAGTGAACTCAATGATAGTGATACTCAATTTGAAGATAATGGGGTTAGAGTTGTTATTGATAAGGAAAGCGAACCGCTGTTACGTGATGTAACCATTGATTTTAAGCAAAATATGATGGGCGGCGGCTTTACCATCGATAACCCGAACGCCATCGCGACATGCGGCTGCGGCCAATCCTTTAAAACAGCGACGAATGCGGGTACACCTGATCCGAATTGTTAA
- a CDS encoding YuiA family protein → MSSQGDRKRNYCPYCEGKGYFQLLLGGSETCDNCSGTGKSQ, encoded by the coding sequence ATGTCGTCTCAAGGTGACAGGAAGCGGAATTATTGTCCCTATTGTGAAGGAAAAGGTTATTTTCAATTGCTCTTAGGTGGTTCAGAAACCTGTGACAATTGTTCAGGCACGGGGAAAAGTCAATAA
- a CDS encoding YuzD family protein, translating into MPQTSLVLTVYGADKPCPSCLHAPSSKETMEWVEAAVLRKFAGSDIAVRYVDINHSEMTTEEDQHFSEHIQAENYFYPLVVINGQVVGEGNPKLKQIFQAIEACGYSPAM; encoded by the coding sequence GTGCCACAGACATCTTTAGTATTAACGGTTTATGGAGCTGATAAGCCGTGTCCGAGTTGCTTGCATGCACCATCTTCTAAGGAAACGATGGAGTGGGTGGAAGCGGCTGTACTTCGTAAATTTGCCGGTTCCGATATAGCGGTTCGTTATGTTGATATTAATCATTCGGAGATGACAACTGAAGAGGATCAGCATTTTTCCGAGCACATTCAAGCTGAAAACTACTTCTACCCGCTGGTGGTTATTAATGGGCAAGTCGTTGGTGAAGGTAATCCAAAACTAAAGCAGATTTTTCAGGCCATTGAAGCTTGTGGCTATAGCCCTGCTATGTAA